Proteins encoded within one genomic window of Scomber japonicus isolate fScoJap1 chromosome 16, fScoJap1.pri, whole genome shotgun sequence:
- the cldn23l gene encoding claudin-23, whose protein sequence is MMHTPASMVMGIVFAPLGLVLLFTAAITPQWREGQTRLGMSGPISLLRSGVKGQGMGVRSGSVEALLLVRSDGLWESCLQVEHSELKQCWPVAGPYQRDRRVRLTQGLVLTSLFLCGTGIVLACIGVRCWTDLPLRGVAATGGLLVVMGGLLSLTALGVYTHNLEGLGMEDPHQGISRLPHLNLHPAGSLYFGWLGSCLQVLGGSALLFSFKRPKCPTCPSYPELPVCPACRSCPEIIKPDTDVYEISC, encoded by the coding sequence ATGATGCACACTCCAGCTTCCATGGTGATGGGGATTGTCTTTGCCCCTTTGGGATTGGTCCTTCTCTTTACTGCAGCCATCACCCCTCAGtggagagaaggacagacacGTCTGGGAATGTCGGGGCCAATATCTCTTCTGCGGTCCGGAGTGAAAGGTCAAGGGATGGGGGTCAGGTCTGGGTCAGTGGAGGCACTGCTCTTAGTGCGCTCTGATGGACTGTGGGAGAGTTGCCTGCAGGTGGAGCACTCAGAGCTGAAGCAGTGCTGGCCTGTGGCAGGTCCGTATCAGAGAGACCGAAGGGTTCGCCTGACACAGGGCTTGGTGCTGACTTCTTTGTTCCTGTGCGGGACAGGCATTGTTCTCGCCTGTATCGGTGTCCGCTGCTGGACAGATCTACCTCTGAGAGGTGTTGCAGCTACAGGTGGGCTCTTGGTTGTGATGGGTGGGCTGCTGAGCCTGACCGCATTAGGGGTGTACACCCACAACCTTGAAGGACTGGGGATGGAGGATCCACATCAAGGGATCTCCAGGCTTCCTCACTTGAACCTGCATCCAGCCGGCTCGCTCTACTTTGGATGGCTGGGTTCATGTTTACAGGTGTTGGGAGGCAGTGCTCTGTTGTTCAGTTTCAAACGACCAAAATGCCCAACCTGCCCATCCTACCCAGAGCTACCGGTCTGCCCCGCTTGTCGTTCATGTCCAGAGATTATCAAGCCAGACACGGATGTATATGAAATCAGCTGTTAG
- the grhl3 gene encoding grainyhead-like protein 3 homolog produces MTKETETLGLVFQSENFNYNRYTNYIMDSWSYLENPMPEQNHSKPRLHPGDDLAALTMLYEQCKNQKDQKLTACNRNICKPTERTLTNTNELVSLETSANVMKILSESIPTSHHQDILGSKHHTSLPISAPTNSDTYTTLTSVVADTYDKQELNIIFDSLLQKWPENGPFPDASTETLPYSDPFPEDHSSPVYSGSYTASPPDRYRNEFQFSLGAPSASPYKSNELPMVYLNKGQFYPITLQGVDSSACLTATKVKTVVMAVFENDKSPEMQLRLWNHWHARQPTVKQRVIDIADYKEVFSGISNIEEVAFNALSFIWNPNEEAKVYIGINSLSTDFSSQKGVKGLPLNIQIDTYDFSSGTNQLIHRAACQVKIFCDKGAERKMRDEDRKRTKRRGNKDANTNKSLVTSSMGSDCTFFQTLDDHITQPVLFIPETHLSSLQRMATPMDDERKSLKRLYPDRDQNNSPPSKQPRRDDSQRILLYVRTGTEEVFDALMLNSPTLSGLREAISEKYGMQEDTIGKIYKKCKRGIFINMDDIIVEHYTNQSAFLIEMSEVVTGQFQVTLIEV; encoded by the exons ATGACCAAAGAGACTGA GACTCTGGGACTGGTCTTTCAGAGCGAGAACTTCAACTATAACCGTTACACAAACTACATCATGGACTCCTGGTCTTACCTGGAGAACCCTATGCCAGAGCAGAACCACTCCAAACCCAGACTCCACCCTGGAGATGACCTGGCAGCCTTAACCATGCTTTATGAGCAGTGCAAG aaCCAAAAAGATCAGAAGCTTACTGCCTGCAACCGCAACATCTGCAAACCAACAGAAAG GACTCTAACCAACACCAATGAGCTTGTTTCATTGGAGACATCCGCCAATGTCATGAAGATCCTCTCTGAGAGCATTCCCACCAGCCACCACCAGGACATTTTGGGATCCAAGCATCACACCTCCCTGCCCATCTCTGCTCCCACCAACTCAGATACCTACACCACCCTGACCAGCGTGGTGGCAGACACTTATGACAAGCAGGAGCTCAACATAATCTTTGACTCTTTGCTGCAGAAGTGGCCAGAGAATGGGCCTTTCCCCGACGCCAGCACAGAG ACTCTTCCCTACAGCGACCCCTTCCCTGAGGATCATTCCAGCCCTGTCTACTCAGGCTCCTACACTGCCTCCCCACCAGATAGATACAGGAATGAATTCCAGTTTTCCCTTGGTGCTCCATCAGCGTCCCCATACAAATCCAATGAGCTGCCCATGGTCTACTTGAACAAGGGGCAGTTTTACCCCATCACTCTCCAAGGAGTGGATAGCAGTGCCTGCCTCACTGCCACCAAAGTCAAG ACAGTTGTGATGGCTGTGTTTGAGAATGACAAGAGCCCAGAAATGCAGCTCCGCCTTTGGAATCACTGGCATGCCCGCCAACCAACTGTCAAGCAGAGGGTCATTGACATCG CGGACTACAAAGAAGTGTTCAGCGGCATTAGCAACATAGAAGAGGTGGCCTTCAATGCTCTCTCTTTTATTTGGAACCCGAATGAAGAGGCCAAG gtGTACATTGGCATCAACTCCCTGAGCACAGACTTTTCTTCACAGAAGGGAGTGAAAGGCCTGCCTCTAAACATCCAGATCGACACTTACGACTTCAGCTCAGGAACTAACCAGCTCATACACAGAGCTGCTTGCCAGGTCAAGATTTTCTGTGATAAG GGTGCAGAGAGGAAGATGCgtgatgaagacaggaagagaacCAAGAGGAGGGGAAATAAAGATGCCAACA CCAACAAATCTTTAGTGACCAGCTCCATGGGCAGTGACTGTACCTTCTTCCAGACCCTGGATGATCACATCACCCAGCCCGTTCTCTTTATTCCAGAGACGCACCTTTCCAGTTTACAGCGCATG GCTACTCCTATGGACGATGAAAG GAAATCTCTTAAGAGGTTGTATCCAGACAGAGATCAGAACAACTCTCCACCCAGCAAGCAACCCCGCAGAGACGACTCACAGAGaa TTCTGCTGTACGTGAGGACAGGCACTGAAGAGGTGTTTGATGCTCTCATGCTCAACTCGCCAACACTGTCAGGCCTACGGGAAGCT attTCAGAGAAGTATGGTATGCAAGAAGACACCATTGGGAAAATctacaaaaaatgcaaaagagg GATCTTCATCAACATGGATGACATCATCGTTGAACACTACACCAATCAATCTGCTTTCCTCATTGAGATGTCCGAGGTGGTCACTGGGCAGTTCCAGGTCACTCTCATTGAAGTATGA